The sequence below is a genomic window from Lolium perenne isolate Kyuss_39 chromosome 4, Kyuss_2.0, whole genome shotgun sequence.
ACGCCTGCCGCACGGAGCCGAGCCCGGGCAGCTGCCCGGGCATGCCGGGCTGAAGCTCCGCCACTGAGGACATCGATGATCATGGGTGTATATAAAGAGGCCCTGATTGCAGGTGCAaccaacatatcctcacagcaaCAACTGTGCCAACAGAAGCATATATAACATGGTTTTATTAAGGTATTCTCCGGCCAAATACGCTCTGATCTTGCTCGTGATTTTTGCTCTCCACGGTATCGGTTTCGCTTCGTCTGAGGCGTCAGATGAAGTGAAGAAGGTATGAACTACTTGTAACAATTTACTATCGGTCCATACACTGTTTTATGCACTGGTATATAGCTACTGTTTTTCCTCAATGAACGAAATGGAACCAAGCACAAGCGGTGTGTTACTCCCTCCGATGCATAATAAGTGTCGGGATTTTAATTACTAAGGAAGTAGtacaaatttaaactaaaatctcAACACTTATTATCTGAAATCCCCCAACACATATTAACTTATGGATAAAAAAGAGTAATTTATTTTAGTTGTTCTTTCAGTTGTACATCGTCTACTTGGGGGAGAGACAGCACGAGGACGCTGATCATGCCACTGCCTCGCACCACAGCATCCTAGTTTCTGTTCTCGGAAGCAAGGACGCGGCTTCGGAGTCGATCTTGTACAGCTACAAGCATGGATTCTCTGGCTTCTCTGCAATGCTCACAGAACCACATGCCAAAACAATCAGAGGTAACTAAACGTGTGTTACATGCTTATTAACGAGAAATAAGTTTTTTAACAaagaattatttccatttttacACAGGCCTACCTGGCGTGGTGAGCGTGAGGATGAACCACATGCATAGTACACATACTACTCGCAGCTGGGACTTCATGGGGCTGCCCTACGGCCAGCCGAATGGAGTTTTGGCAAGTGCCGGAATGGGAGAGGGCATCATCATCGGTGTAATTGACTCAGGTTAATTTGCCACACATCTTTTACATGTTTAATTGCTTGTATTTGGTTTGCCCAAAGGAGAAAAAAAGAGCTCAATCGATTATatcttttctcatgctttcctgaTATCTATAAAAGTAATGTCAGCACAAGTTAAGAGTTTGGGGGTGAAGGAACATAATGCTTACTCCTCGATGtatgttcaaaaaaatccaatgcGTCATAAGGTGTGCACGTAGACTAGCTTCTCTATGAAATGCACCAAATAAAAATTGCAAGAATAGGATATCATGACACGTTGGATCTTAgtgagactgaaaagtgaaaacacATGAATGGGTAGTAGAAATTGTTTGACTGTATCACGTGAAAACACACGTGAATGTTCTACAGATATATTAAGTCTCTGTTTGCGGTTGTTGAACTATGTTGTGTTGGCCTATAACCTATTGTAGAAAATAGCTACTATGGCATCAAAAGGTTAACCAACCAAATGAAAAATAGACAACATTTTGTCAGAAAAGGTGGACATAGGCACGAAAGCACTATATGATAGTAGACATAGGCACGAAAGCACTATATGAAAGCAATGCATATAAATTTTGGAGAATACATAAATTTGAACCATAATACTCCTATGTGGGAAAATTTTATGTGGATTGAGGCTATGTTAAGCTTTAAGCCCTATTTTATCATCCAAAATATTTGGGGTAACCAAATTGTGTCCAAGCATTTGCCTTCATATAATTCTTCGAGCCTTTggctaccttgttgaaggcattattTGGAGACTGTGACTCCCTCTTGGGTGAAAACTCAGGATTCAATTATGGTGATTAGATCGAGCAACGACGACACTTGTGTGTTGTTCCCTTCCTGAAGACATTGATATGTGAGAATCACTCTCGCATCCCGGGTGTTATCATGGTGGTGGTTGTTTCATACTGCTACGAGTGACTAATCACTTGAATgggcttttttttttgtttcctttTTTTTGTTGTGTTCATCTTTGATGTCTTGACTAGTTTCCTAATGTTATGTTATTGCAGAGAACATATGTAGTTGGTATCTTcttaatattaatatattttctttatcgaTTTTTGTGTGTCCAAGCATTTGCTTGTCCATGAAATGGGTAATATTGATTATaaacaaacaaacaaataaaCAAGCAAAGTTTCCCAAGAGACATTAGCGACTAAAATTAACAACCATCAACCATTTAGTCACCACTAAAGATTGATATGACTGATTTTTCCCCTCACGTTACCCTAAAAATCGTACCAAATTCATTAAAAAAATATCAAATCTAAATAAGGGTATACACGACTGACCTAGTTAGGATATGCAACTATTAAACTATACCTTGTTTTCCTCTTAAGGAAGACCCCTTCCATTGGAAAAACTAAAATAGTTCCCACGGCCGATGGATTTGTTACTTTATAgataaacaaaaaaaataaaaaaaatctgaaTTTTGTTACATGTACATATGGATTTGAACTATTTACGTAGTAATGCATTTTTTCAGTTCCGGGTTGCACAAAAAAAGTGTGGATAAAACATAGATATACTATTTGCTATTGTTGACCTATCAACTTTCATTGGTTTATTAAAAAAAGCTATTTTTGAAAAAGAATTACAGCATGCAAGTCTCACTCAGAGTACATCTACATGAGCACATGTATATATGTGGGAAAAAAGATCAGAGTTTCTTAAGGTGCCTGAATATTTGTTTCCTGGAGCCCGGTAGCCAAAAACTCTGCACCCCATCTCGGTCTCTCCCCATGCCCGCGTGGTGTACATCCACATCCAGTTCAAGCatctccgccgccgtcgccgatctTTGCAGGCTGTCCAACTGCTCGCGCCGCACGGCCGGCTGGTTCTTTGCTCCCTACCTCCACATCTCGGTTCACACCTCATCCGGCGGCGCCGCGGGTCATCCTATTCTGGCATCCGTGATTCCACGGCACGATGTGACTGTGACCTGTTGTTGGTAGGCGCATTCCTATTCTTGTACTTCTTGATCTGGcttaaatatgctctagatttacTAAATTTGTAGGGGAGTGTATATATTGTCGGATATTAGCACTCACTAAGGGCTCGTTGATTGAAATGGCCAGTGCAGTATAGTCCGGAGGGGGAGTGTGAGAACCGGAGAGAAATTGCTGCTGGTAACACAGGAGGGTTGCCATAAGTGAGAAAGTGGGGATTTGATACTGGAATGAAACAACAAAACAGAAACTGTTTTTTTTCTGGGAACTTGCCTTAACTAAAGTTCAATTTTGTTGTGTCGCATTTGGTGATACATTTATAATTCCCACACGGATCTTGCAACATAACTTGCATATATGTTACTTCCAGAAGTACAAACAGGAATGGAGAAGGGGTCATCTTAACTGAATCTGCATCAGATGACATTGGACAGTGCATGGTAAACCCTGACAGTTTTTCACACTATAGGTATTTGGCCAGAGTCACCGAGCTTCAGCGATGATGGATATGACCCCCCTCCTGCAAGATGGAAGGGGACCTGCCAATCTGGCAAGTCCTTCAGCTCCAAGAGCTGCAACAAGAAGATCATTGGTGCACGGTGGTATGCCGACGTTGTCAACGAAACCCAACTAGTAGGTGAATTTCTATCTCCAAGAGATCTCAACGGCCATGGCACCCATGTGGCCTCGATAGCAGCAGGGAACATCGTCCACAACACAGGCTTCTATGGGCTGGCATCCGGTGTTGCACGCGGCGGTGCACCAAGAGCCCAGATCGCAGTGTACAAGGCTTGCTGGAGTGTTGGAGCGCCACCAGCCGATGCCACTTGCAGTGAGGCGGCAGTCATGAAGGCAATAGATGATGCTATCCATGATGGAGTCGACATCTTATCGATGTCCATACTCAGTGTGTTGGGGCACATCCCCGCGTTTCATGCTGTGGCAAAGGGTATCCCGGTGGTATATGCAGCTGGGAATTTTGGGCCGTATGCCCAAATGGTGGGTAACGTAGCTCCATGGCTGTTTACGGTTGCAGCATCAACGATTGATCGGTTGTTTCCTACTGCTATCACTCTTGGAAATGGCCAGACACTTACGGTATGTTTCTATCTTCTATCCATCTTTATTGGAACTAGAAGAAGAATTTGTCAAAAAATTTATGGTAAATGTGATATTAATAATTGCCATGGGAGTTGTAGGTTCATATTATGTTATCCACGATTGCCAAGAAAATATTAATAATCAAGTACAACCTTAAAAGTGAGTACCTAGATTTGAGATAGGAACTATGGAAGTTGGATGCTTTATCAGATAGACTGTCGATGGTTTTCTTCCTGTAATAAGCTAGTTCTTAGTTTTTGATCCCCAAAATCTATCTGGACCTTATTTCAGTCTTGTGTAAATTCTGATATTGTTTGCTTGGTGATCTTCGATTCTAGCTTTGTTGCAAGTTCTGCATTATAACGTACCTTGATTATTGTGAACAAAAATTTCAGAATGTGACAGATGCACATGATTCATGAGCTGAATAGATGATTTTCTTTCATATGTGAACAAATGATCATTATTTTTCATAAATGGCATGTAAGCCCTAAAATCAGGTTGAAGTATTTTGTGGACATGCCTATTATCTTAGAGTTGACAGATTCACCATAGCTCAGGAAACATGATCATTTGTCTTCAGATAGACGAGAACCAAGCATCATTGTATTATTCGTATATACATTATTAATACTATGTATTCTAATAGTAAATTTGCTCTGCTTATAGGGGCAATCCTTGTTTGCGGATATGGAAAGAGCAAATCAGTTTCACAAGATGAAGCTCTACTTAGATACCATGTATGACTATACCATATCTTCTACTTCAAGACTTGCACATGTTTCATTTGTTTACTTCTGTATTTCGTGTTCCAGCTAACATGTGCATGTACTTCAGTGCTTTAATTCCCCATGTAAATTTGCAGGTGTAACTTGACTGTTGCAAACAGTACAGATGTGAAAGGGAGTATTGTTCTTTGTTTTAGTACAACCTCTGTCCTCCCGATAGCACAATTGTATGGCTTAGCATCGGCAGTGATTAATAATGGAGGAGAAGGTTTTATCTTCACACAGCAAAGTGCCGACTTTCTTGTTGCTTGGCAGTTTCGTGCCATGTCCATCCCATGTGTTTCTGTTGATTTAGAAGTTGCCTACAAGATAATTCAGTATTTCAGGTAAGTACGTGGTTAAGACTGAGCGTGTGTTATCTATCATAATGATATTTGTTGTGAAAATTAAAACGAATTCGCAGAGGATGTAGGAAATATATGCCAGTTTTATCTCTCCAGAGTCTATTAAAAGTGAGAATAAGAAAGCTTGTGCCATGTCTTAATCAAATACCAGTGTTGCCGTTAGATTTAGCCATGGATGGTTATATTCTTTCCTTCACCTCGAGAATTAGAGTATGCAACGCAAATCAAATATAGGATCAATCAATTAGAAGCAACGCAAATCAAATATAGGATGTGCGTAGTCTTACCCAGGGTTCAGAAAAACAGACTACCCTGTTTGTACCTTTCTGGGCTGGTACTGATAATAACCAAAAAAGATAAAACCTGCCATGGAGCAGATATGTTTGTTAGAAACTGTGGTCCCAACCTATGTTCATCTTGCTAACTGTTTGTTGATAGTTAATTCAAAAGCTATCAGTTCCAGTTATCTGACGGTTGTGCTTTGTTATGTCGCCTTTGCTTTTTGAATAGGTTTTGGAAGATACTATGAACTTTAGATTTAAATACCAGTTTCACATAACTATAGATTTAGGGATGAAATGTGTCACAAAACTACAGGTGTGTGATGCATTTAGACAGAACTCAGTCTGGCATAAGCATACCCACAAAAATCTTAATGTAGTTTTGGATAGGTTTAATCAATAAACTTGTAGTGAAGACTAttattttgtaaaaaaaaaaatcttaaaCCTGTAACTTTTTGATAATTTTGTACACTAAATTTGTAATTTTGTAAAATTTACTTTTCTATATAGAAATATACATGTATTTTTGTTACTTAAGTTGGTCTTAAACAGTATTATTCTTTCTCAACAGTACCAGTCATAATCCGGTAGCAAAGGTTTCTTTGACTCAAACAACAACTGGAAGTGTAATTCCTGCTCCGAAGATTGCAGCTTTTTCATCTAGAGGTCCAAACTCTGTCTATCCTACCATCCTCAAGGTATATTGCTACAGAATTACATTTTTTACACAATATTTTTTTGTGCACATTGTTCTTTTTCATCTGGAGGACTGACTACGAGAATATATCCGGTGCACATGTTCTTGTGGTGCAACGGGTGCAATGTATGTAGGAAATACATTCTATTTAAAAAAACTCAAAAATAATTGGCACATAATACTCATGCATATTTATGATTGCACAAACATCGGATTCATATTCAACCCAAGACTTGAGAAAGAAAAATGTTAAATTAGGTCTGAGTAGTAGTTATTTTAAATTTGGCCCACTAACACGAGCAGTGCTGAGTTTTTTTTATCGCACTATGttttaaattttgaattgaatttttGGGACATGATAGATATGTATTATGTCTATGTTGtaaattattttcagattttttggcAGCTTTTATTCCTATATCCTATGCACTGGTTGCACCACAAGAATGATGCAGCAGATGCTTTTCAACTAACTACAGTTGATATTTGTGTCACTAATATGTCAATGTTGTTAAAATATGAAATGATAACTTCATTCTGCATTGTAAACAGCCTGAAATTGCTGCACCGGGGGTGAATATTTTAGCAGCAGCACCACAGGTTGGCATTTACAAGGAATTGGGGCTCTACTTCTTTGATTCAGGGACATCAATGGCTTGCCCACATGTATCCGGCATTATAGCCGTGCTCAAGTCACTCCATCCAGACTGGTCACCTGCTGCTCTCAAATCAGCACTCATGACAACTGGTAGGTTTAGGCTAATTAGACTATTAGTATAGCAAAGTCCTGTAGACTTAGAAATATGCTCAACATCGTATTTCGCAATACATTTTTTAAACAAAACTAAGTTGTTTTACAGCATACATTACGGACAACAACGGTCTCCCATTACTAGCTGATGCTACCCCAAATAAGATTGCAGATCCTTTCGATTATGGAGCTGGATTCCTTAATCCGACTCAAGCAAGCGATCCTGGACTTATATATGATATTGATGCGTCAGATTACCAAAAGTTGTTCAACTGCATGCTTGGATCAGATACAAATGGTAGTTGCATAGCAACTGAGAGATCTTTGTTTGACTTGAATCTCCCATCAATCGCCATCCCTAATCTCAAGTCATCGGAAACGGTATCAAGGACTGTCACCAATGTGGGCCAACCTGATGCAGTGTATAAAGTGTCTATTGAGCCTCCTGCTGGCGTTGATATGCTGGTTGAACCCATGACATTGGTGTTTGGCACTGATACAAGCTCACAGTCTTTCAAGGTGACCTTCAAGGCAATGCGAAAGATCCAAGGCGATTACTCATTTGGTAATTTGGCGTGGCATGACGGAGGCAGCCATTTTGTCCGAATCCCTATTGCAGTTCGTGTTGTCATCGAAGATTCCTATTCAACTGTCTCCTAAACTATATGTATGGAGGTAAATGGTTAATTTTTCAGGTTTATGTATGTATTAAGTGATGTGCTACGTGATGGTTTTATGTTTGTTCTCCGTGTTGTGTACATGTAAATTATTACAAGAACAAAATGTTGAGGCACCATGATAGCTCAACTTCTTTTGATGAAATAAATGTGGTCGCAGTTGTTATTTTCAAGCAGCCTTATAGCCTATCAACTATAGTTTCTCTAATGCAATACGGTTATACGGATGATCTTGGGAAAACGTGTACACAGATAGATGGAATGAGAGTAGGTGCAGTCCGCAGTGGTAGCAGCAATAGCGGTATCAGTTGTCTCCATCAAATTCAAGAACACTCTGCTTTTCATTTGATGGACCATAGTTTCATAATATAGAAAGTTGTGTCCATCAGAAGGACACCAGGTTCCATACTTAATGCTTATACTTATTGCAGAAAGCAAAGAAAAACAGTGTGATTCAGTACAGTATTGGTTGATCACATAAAGGGCAGCATCTATTGCTGTGCTGTCTAATTTCTAGTGCTGTTCCATGATATCACATCACTAGTTCCTTGCGATGAAATGAACTTATTGAATGTGTTTGTACAAACTGTACACAACACAATATTCGAAGTGAACATCAGTCGCAGGCAACCTAAGTGAATCAATATATGTTCTTTTTGCATTTCTTCACCCAAACCCCGATCTCCTTTGTAAATCTCTCCATTGCTGATTTCGGCAGCAACAGAGATATCACAGTTGAGTCTTCGTCATTTTCGTTTTTGCAGCTTGTATGTAGTAACTTATCAACTTTGAAGTCAGATCACCAGCAAGAGGTGTGCCACCACCAATCAACTCCGCCAAcccaaacttcaatgcatttcctCCAACCCATACTGTATCACTAAGCTCACACGTTCTATCAAAGTTTATGGTTTGCCAGAAGTTGCCACGCAAAAGAATGGATGCGACAGCCAAGAAAATCTATGATTTAAACTTGGATTGACTTTCAAAACTTGTTGAAACGCGAGAAAATCAAAATGCTATACTAGAAAAACAGCCACGCTTAAAGGCCAGTAGGTATTGAATCCAGTTCTGGATAAACAGATACCAATGAAGCCTTTTCTAAGGAACGTTTTTCTCCTGCCTGCTGGAAGAAAGTCCACACTTGCATAACTTGAAGAGGAAAGCTAAGTGCTTGCTTACTGGAAGCCTGTTCATGGATGGCATGGTTGGGGTATCATCATACAAAATATTCTCCGCAAgaactatatatatgtgacaccGCACCTTTAGACTAGTGTTGTAAGGAACATATTTTAAAGCAATGAAGGAGTCATTGTTTATATAAAAACACCCGTGCTGCCGTGAACTAGATGAACCCGTGTTTTGCATCCAACTTTAATATGCTAGGTTTACGATTCTCATTTGTTGTGGAAACTAGATGATATCATTTGTGCTGATGCAGAAAAAAGTTTAAACACACGATGATTTTGTGATTATGCTCTTCCACCACCTTGCTGCTCCTGCAAACCCTTTGTAGAAAAATCCTAATCCCCTTATATTTGTTTTATTTTCAATATATACAACCCCTTGGTGGAGCCAAATTACAACATTGTAGAATAAAAATATAGAGCTAATTATATAAAATGCATACAAATTCATTTCTTTTTGTCAGTGCAAGTCACAACTACTTTATAAGCAAAGTGAAATGTATTAGTAATATCCAGCTAAAAGAATTGAGAGGAAGTTACACTAGTGCCATACAAAATAGAAAATACAATATATTATAAATTGAATATTTACTAGGAGAAAACGATAGGACAGATTGAGTAGATCAGACCATGTCTAGGAGATCTGACTTGAATGTGTGACCCAACCGGAATCTGAGTCTAAGAACGGGCCACTCCCCTAATAGCTTCGTCAAGATAGGCAATAAAGCCGGTAGAAAGCAAATTATAATAGCCAACCATGGGAGTCGAGTGGCCAGTACCGTGTATAAACCTGTTGCAAAAGCTGTTGTTGTAGATGTGTATGCAAACCACATGAGCTTCTTAGTGTAAGATCTATAGTAAATCAAGAACTCAAAATCCTCCCACCGCGCTATGATACATATGAACGCAACAGCAAGTGAGGAGCACATAGCTAAGGTGTCTGAGATCAAGAATGCCAGAAATGCCAAATTCCTTGCCATGACAGGAAGCCCCTGGCTTCCAGCATCATTGCTGTATCCTCCAGGAAGGGTGAAGGCAGCAGCAAAGGTGATTGTCGCCATGAGGATTGCTACTAAGGAAGTGTTGCTTGTGTATGTTTGAGTTAGTGACTTTGCATCCTTCCTTGATTCACTAGTTACATCTTTCTTGGCATGCGCGTGAAGATTATTAAGAGAGGTGATATTTTGGGGATCAGCTTCTGACATAAGCATGCAGATTTCATTCTGTACGAATGCAAATAAAGGTATCAGTGAAACAAAAAAGTATAGCTATTCTACAATGTTAACGAGAGTGTTAATTCAAAATGAAAAAAGGAAAATGTCATTTGACAGGGCGAAGATGATGATAATCTAAAGCATTTTATTTTAAGTTGATAAATTAAATAATCAAATAGGAGGGAATATGCTATGACAttgaaaaacatgaaaaacacatgCATTGCTGATCATACATAAATATGGAATCAAATCTGAAACAGATCTAAAAACCCTCAAGTCATTTTGATGCAGTAGAGGCATGTACAATGGTATACATGGTTGCCTTTTGTTATACTCATCCTGTCATCCATATCATCAAAATTTCAAAAGAACAACAAGATAGCGGTACAATggtaaagaaaaagaaaaaaataagagGGGGGATTAGCGTTGCTGAAGGGATGATCACTTGACAAATAAGAGACTTTCGTCTCTAGTGTACTTGATGTTACCGCTTATTCACGTGTTTCATATTTCAACTTAATCACAACCTGTTTTTAAGGATGCCCTGCCGTACATCTATGAGACCTTGTTGTAAGCTAGTTGCGAGGGACATATCCTAACTGTTAGATAATCCGAAGTAGAAAAAGGGACCAGGTGGCTCACAAGAGATTGTTGCCATGGAGATGCTTGTCTGGTCATTTATGTGCAGAAATAGATGAACAATTTCTAATAAGTTGGCAGTAAGATGATAAAATGGGAAAGCAAGGTAATAGCATGATAAAAAAATTGCATTACCGATGCAGAGACAGGGGGAGGGCCGAGGGGGCTGTACTAAGGCTTCCATTATCTAAAAATAATAA
It includes:
- the LOC127293971 gene encoding subtilisin-like protease SBT3.9, with translation MVLLRYSPAKYALILLVIFALHGIGFASSEASDEVKKLYIVYLGERQHEDADHATASHHSILVSVLGSKDAASESILYSYKHGFSGFSAMLTEPHAKTIRGLPGVVSVRMNHMHSTHTTRSWDFMGLPYGQPNGVLASAGMGEGIIIGVIDSGIWPESPSFSDDGYDPPPARWKGTCQSGKSFSSKSCNKKIIGARWYADVVNETQLVGEFLSPRDLNGHGTHVASIAAGNIVHNTGFYGLASGVARGGAPRAQIAVYKACWSVGAPPADATCSEAAVMKAIDDAIHDGVDILSMSILSVLGHIPAFHAVAKGIPVVYAAGNFGPYAQMVGNVAPWLFTVAASTIDRLFPTAITLGNGQTLTGQSLFADMERANQFHKMKLYLDTMCNLTVANSTDVKGSIVLCFSTTSVLPIAQLYGLASAVINNGGEGFIFTQQSADFLVAWQFRAMSIPCVSVDLEVAYKIIQYFSTSHNPVAKVSLTQTTTGSVIPAPKIAAFSSRGPNSVYPTILKPEIAAPGVNILAAAPQVGIYKELGLYFFDSGTSMACPHVSGIIAVLKSLHPDWSPAALKSALMTTAYITDNNGLPLLADATPNKIADPFDYGAGFLNPTQASDPGLIYDIDASDYQKLFNCMLGSDTNGSCIATERSLFDLNLPSIAIPNLKSSETVSRTVTNVGQPDAVYKVSIEPPAGVDMLVEPMTLVFGTDTSSQSFKVTFKAMRKIQGDYSFGNLAWHDGGSHFVRIPIAVRVVIEDSYSTVS